A single region of the Mechercharimyces sp. CAU 1602 genome encodes:
- a CDS encoding DUF4291 domain-containing protein has protein sequence MNLRTEPYIEQMERWPRAGKHIMAQHDKDTIVVYQAYTPAIGLYAAEHQRFGDSFKFTRMSWIKPNFLWMMFRSGWGMKENQEVTLAITLKKEGFLEILWKSVASTFDPTQYETYEEWKTAGVESDVRLQWDPDHDPTGAKVERRALQLGLRGDTLRKYAHEWIVQIEDISPFVQAQREYALQGEVEKLWSPTETPLYIEEKDLRAKLGM, from the coding sequence ATGAATTTACGCACAGAACCTTATATAGAACAGATGGAGCGATGGCCACGAGCGGGTAAACATATTATGGCTCAGCATGACAAGGATACGATCGTCGTATACCAAGCTTATACGCCTGCGATTGGCCTTTATGCGGCAGAGCATCAGCGCTTTGGTGACAGCTTTAAATTTACACGAATGAGTTGGATTAAACCCAACTTTCTCTGGATGATGTTTCGTTCGGGATGGGGAATGAAAGAGAATCAAGAAGTTACTTTGGCAATCACACTTAAAAAAGAAGGTTTCTTGGAGATATTGTGGAAATCAGTTGCCTCTACGTTTGATCCCACACAATATGAAACGTACGAAGAGTGGAAAACAGCAGGTGTAGAGTCAGATGTCCGTTTACAATGGGATCCTGACCACGATCCAACAGGAGCAAAGGTGGAACGACGTGCGCTGCAACTCGGATTACGCGGAGATACGTTACGAAAGTATGCGCACGAGTGGATCGTCCAGATCGAAGATATTTCCCCCTTTGTACAGGCTCAGCGAGAGTATGCACTGCAGGGAGAGGTTGAAAAACTGTGGAGTCCAACTGAGACCCCATTATATATAGAAGAGAAGGACTTAAGAGCGAAGTTAGGAATGTAA
- a CDS encoding D-glycerate dehydrogenase produces the protein MKEKVLVTRALPQEALLPLYEECEVEINPADCPLSQQDLITALRGKKGLLCTVSDDINAEVIAKAPHLQVISNYGVGYNNINIEEASSRGIVVTNTPDVLTETTADLTWALLLTIARRLHEGERLLRAGKWKGWSPLFLLGQEVTGARLGIIGFGRIGRAVARRAHAFQMNVSVYTRTPLTAEIEEEYGVESVSLDALLQTSDFITLHAPLTEETFHMIGRKQLQQMRSTSYLINTSRGPLLDEEALAISLQRGEIAGAALDVYEDEPNVTKSLLQLENVVLAPHLGSATRTARERMAQLAVANLRTVLRGERPRYPVNDV, from the coding sequence ATGAAAGAAAAGGTACTGGTTACTCGTGCACTTCCCCAGGAAGCACTTCTTCCCCTTTATGAAGAGTGTGAAGTAGAGATAAATCCTGCTGATTGTCCTTTGAGTCAGCAGGATTTGATCACCGCATTAAGGGGGAAAAAGGGTCTGCTTTGTACGGTCTCGGATGATATTAATGCTGAAGTTATAGCAAAAGCGCCTCACCTACAGGTGATAAGTAATTATGGGGTAGGTTATAACAATATAAATATTGAGGAAGCGAGTAGCCGGGGGATAGTAGTAACGAATACTCCTGATGTATTGACAGAGACAACAGCAGATCTTACATGGGCACTCTTATTAACCATTGCCCGTCGTCTCCATGAAGGAGAACGTCTCTTGCGTGCAGGAAAGTGGAAAGGATGGTCTCCGCTCTTTCTCTTAGGGCAGGAAGTAACCGGAGCCAGGCTAGGAATCATCGGCTTTGGTAGAATTGGACGTGCTGTGGCACGGCGAGCACATGCGTTTCAGATGAACGTCTCTGTATATACGCGTACCCCGTTAACGGCTGAGATCGAAGAAGAATATGGAGTAGAGAGTGTGTCGCTCGATGCTCTTTTACAAACTTCAGATTTTATTACTTTACATGCTCCCTTGACGGAAGAAACCTTTCATATGATAGGACGTAAGCAATTACAGCAGATGAGATCCACTTCCTATCTGATTAACACCTCGCGTGGCCCTTTGCTTGATGAAGAAGCCTTAGCGATATCATTACAACGAGGAGAGATTGCAGGAGCAGCTTTAGACGTGTACGAAGATGAACCCAATGTGACAAAATCATTGCTCCAGCTGGAAAATGTAGTGCTTGCTCCCCACTTGGGCAGTGCCACTAGGACGGCGCGAGAGCGGATGGCACAGCTAGCGGTGGCTAATCTTCGCACTGTTTTGCGTGGAGAGCGCCCGCGCTACCCGGTAAATGATGTGTAA
- the greA gene encoding transcription elongation factor GreA, with amino-acid sequence MSTKKEVLLTEEGLEKVKDDLEQLKTKKRHEVAQRLKEAISQGDLSENAEYDAAKEEQAFVESRIVTLENMIRNAKIIDQDRQNKNFVSIGAQVTIQEIPDGDEEVYKIVGSAESDPIAGKISNESPIGAELIGKREGETINVPAPGGTIQFKIVSID; translated from the coding sequence ATGTCGACCAAAAAAGAAGTATTATTAACTGAAGAAGGCTTAGAGAAAGTAAAAGATGATTTAGAGCAATTAAAGACGAAAAAACGGCATGAAGTAGCCCAACGCTTGAAAGAAGCAATCTCGCAAGGTGATCTTAGTGAAAACGCGGAATATGATGCGGCTAAGGAAGAGCAGGCCTTTGTTGAGTCGCGAATAGTGACGTTGGAAAACATGATTCGCAATGCGAAAATTATTGATCAGGATCGGCAAAATAAAAATTTTGTTAGCATAGGTGCGCAAGTAACGATTCAAGAAATCCCTGATGGAGATGAGGAAGTATATAAGATTGTCGGGAGTGCAGAGTCTGATCCTATCGCAGGAAAAATCTCGAATGAGTCACCGATCGGAGCGGAATTGATCGGTAAGCGTGAAGGTGAAACCATTAATGTGCCTGCTCCAGGGGGAACGATTCAATTTAAGATTGTTTCCATCGACTGA
- a CDS encoding nucleotidyltransferase domain-containing protein: MDAVIKEKLAQIEQEEGVTVLYAVESGSRAWGFASTNSDYDVRFIYVRSSKEYLRLEPPRDVIERPIDDELDIVGWDLYKTLRLVHKSNPSVMEWLDSPHIYVERGLLAVTLREWTQAKYSMKRLTYHYLHMARRHYTEFIAEQERVILKKYLYTLRAVIAMKWIEERGCTPPTPFAKTVAGIDLPLEVEQQLNEWLEIKKRSREKDKVVSSRIINTYIEGELQRLEERVPQLPDCSIELELLDKVAWEQVQAWDHKEDVTNR; this comes from the coding sequence ATGGACGCAGTCATCAAAGAAAAACTAGCACAGATTGAGCAGGAAGAAGGAGTAACGGTTCTTTATGCAGTTGAATCAGGGAGTCGTGCGTGGGGATTTGCTTCAACCAACAGCGACTACGACGTCCGTTTTATCTACGTTCGCTCTAGTAAGGAGTATTTGCGATTAGAGCCTCCACGGGACGTGATTGAAAGACCCATTGATGATGAGCTCGATATTGTGGGCTGGGATTTATATAAAACACTACGTTTGGTGCACAAATCAAATCCCTCTGTTATGGAATGGCTGGACTCCCCGCATATTTATGTGGAAAGAGGCCTGTTAGCGGTCACGTTGCGCGAATGGACGCAAGCGAAGTACTCAATGAAAAGGCTTACTTATCACTATCTACATATGGCTCGTCGCCATTATACTGAGTTTATCGCTGAACAGGAACGTGTAATATTAAAAAAATATCTGTATACGCTACGAGCTGTGATTGCGATGAAGTGGATTGAAGAACGGGGATGTACACCTCCGACGCCATTTGCTAAAACGGTGGCGGGTATTGATTTGCCGTTAGAGGTGGAGCAGCAGTTAAACGAATGGTTAGAGATTAAAAAAAGATCACGTGAAAAGGACAAAGTTGTGAGCAGCAGAATCATCAATACATATATTGAAGGCGAGCTGCAACGCTTGGAAGAAAGAGTGCCCCAGCTGCCAGATTGCTCTATCGAGCTGGAACTTTTGGATAAGGTGGCGTGGGAACAAGTGCAGGCATGGGATCATAAAGAAGACGTGACTAACAGATGA
- a CDS encoding MFS transporter, protein MRLLAHTDRLDRPAWMLLMINGLFAVATALSNTFVNVYLWKLERDYATIAQFNLVSYISMGITLYFAGKLVKKVDRVIAVRVGVALQALFYTFVLILSEQAGHYVPLLGTFLGIGIGFYWMANNILYFEITERENRDIFNGINGLLVSGAGMVAPLLSGFVITRIDHFTGYRIIFGLSLVIFLAALALTFRLSRRSAHGEYRLREVVRLARNPKKHWFWINLAMIAQGAREGIYLFLIGILVFVSTKNELVLGTFLTFSSAVSLVGFFMVGRFIKPEWRDEAILVGAVMLGLMGLPFLLSQTTWSLLLFGIGIAFFYPLYFIPLTSTVFDVIGQNEKTAALRVEYIVAREMALNVGRVGSIMLFLGWISFSVSLMHLSWFLVTLGFVQVFVWICIRRLPVFDEHERASTFK, encoded by the coding sequence ATGCGGCTTCTTGCACATACAGACCGGTTGGATCGACCGGCATGGATGTTATTGATGATTAATGGATTGTTTGCCGTTGCCACGGCGCTTTCCAACACATTTGTGAATGTGTATCTATGGAAATTAGAACGTGATTACGCAACAATTGCTCAGTTTAACCTGGTCAGCTATATTTCGATGGGTATTACCCTTTATTTTGCAGGCAAATTGGTAAAAAAAGTAGATCGTGTCATTGCTGTACGAGTGGGAGTAGCTCTGCAAGCTTTGTTTTATACTTTTGTGCTCATATTATCTGAGCAGGCAGGTCATTATGTTCCTTTGCTAGGGACATTCCTAGGGATAGGAATCGGTTTTTATTGGATGGCTAACAATATCTTGTATTTTGAAATCACGGAGCGTGAAAACCGTGATATCTTTAATGGGATTAATGGATTGCTTGTCTCAGGAGCTGGAATGGTCGCACCACTGCTCTCTGGATTTGTAATAACCCGTATCGATCACTTTACAGGCTATCGCATCATATTTGGCTTGTCACTGGTGATTTTCTTAGCGGCTTTAGCACTTACTTTTCGGCTATCGCGGCGCAGTGCTCATGGAGAATATCGCTTACGTGAAGTGGTCCGCTTGGCTCGCAATCCGAAGAAACACTGGTTTTGGATTAATTTAGCGATGATTGCCCAAGGGGCACGTGAAGGAATTTACCTCTTTTTGATAGGGATATTGGTTTTTGTCTCTACCAAGAATGAATTAGTATTAGGTACATTTCTTACGTTTTCCTCTGCGGTATCGTTGGTAGGCTTCTTTATGGTAGGTCGTTTTATCAAACCAGAGTGGAGGGACGAAGCAATCTTGGTGGGTGCAGTGATGCTCGGTTTGATGGGTCTCCCTTTTTTATTGAGCCAAACAACCTGGTCACTCTTATTATTTGGTATTGGCATTGCTTTCTTTTACCCTCTATATTTTATTCCGCTTACTTCCACTGTTTTTGATGTTATTGGACAAAATGAGAAAACAGCAGCACTGCGGGTAGAGTATATCGTTGCTCGGGAAATGGCTCTCAACGTAGGACGGGTAGGCAGTATCATGCTGTTTCTGGGATGGATCAGTTTCTCCGTCTCATTAATGCACCTTAGCTGGTTCTTAGTAACACTGGGGTTTGTACAGGTGTTTGTGTGGATCTGTATCCGCCGCCTCCCTGTCTTTGATGAACATGAACGCGCTTCCACCTTTAAGTAA
- a CDS encoding DUF2339 domain-containing protein — MDESFLLSLVILINLLFVIIIAVPLIVLYSKHRELKEQVLSLKDQLLLLRQTQQQNKSTVADHTVQPEMDREMDRERVKTEPEQETVQQEGIQFHQPDIPATSPLPTAEEARSHDAPAQRSISEEQMDSDNKDWEWLIGGRWLNRIGALALIFGMAFFLKYAIDQNWISEGVRVVIGAVTGAALLVGGARSHRKGYEIFSQGLVGAGLAVLQLAVYASFQFYQLIPQAMALVLMSLVTVLAFQQAIRYNAMAISLLGWIGGFLTPFLLSTGEENVLGLFSYILLLVIGLLAVLLRKPEWKLLYPLTMGATYLIFLGWLVVQYEPYQLGLAITFSFLYWGLFLVYDLYSGMRASRSDILYTLSSVGSVTWLYFVMLIILHPVMAEGVGSMLLLLTAVYYGCDVMLQKRGSLFTHYFWCGTGLAFATTPVFFTQYGAVTMWAVEGVLLIIGGMVIWRKVNTWIPAFIAFGLSALWLLGLESTWGMDPASYRFLFHLRSLGTLLLVAALIFAAVILRKYGQTGKKMTGVLVSAMLLLFLWMTVEVTDLFSFLIFHRSEQMMAIQSLRYTGIMVLVILWWLYAAICITVGMKKQLPVGYYGGGVIGLVSLLVLMMAGLGFPLEQYTFFFNIRTLATVCSLAGLLLLIRLVRTQLQQKSATTLLLTVTQVLLVGVLLGWMTVETYDLFSYLIQFKGGSDALVHALQLTLSLLWLFFSLSLLAIGIWRRLRSFRLMAMSLFALSILKIFLYDLAFLELLFRIFSFMGLGIVLLLVSFVYQKYKDHLV, encoded by the coding sequence ATGGATGAATCATTCTTATTATCACTAGTTATACTTATCAACCTCTTATTTGTCATCATTATAGCTGTTCCTTTGATTGTCTTGTACAGTAAGCACAGAGAGCTAAAGGAGCAGGTATTATCCTTAAAGGATCAGCTGTTACTACTTCGTCAAACCCAACAGCAAAATAAATCAACGGTTGCTGATCACACTGTCCAACCTGAGATGGACAGGGAGATGGACAGGGAACGCGTGAAAACCGAGCCCGAGCAGGAAACGGTGCAGCAGGAAGGAATTCAATTTCACCAACCTGATATCCCTGCAACTTCTCCGTTACCCACTGCAGAAGAAGCGCGTTCCCATGATGCACCAGCACAAAGGTCCATATCAGAGGAGCAGATGGATTCTGATAATAAGGACTGGGAGTGGTTGATCGGTGGCAGGTGGCTGAACCGTATAGGGGCATTAGCTCTTATTTTTGGGATGGCCTTTTTTCTTAAATATGCGATAGATCAGAACTGGATCTCTGAAGGGGTGCGCGTTGTCATCGGAGCGGTGACAGGTGCTGCTCTGCTTGTCGGAGGGGCTCGTTCACATAGAAAGGGGTATGAGATCTTCTCCCAGGGGTTGGTGGGGGCAGGGCTTGCCGTACTCCAGTTAGCTGTTTATGCCAGCTTTCAATTTTATCAATTGATCCCACAAGCGATGGCGTTGGTACTTATGTCACTGGTGACGGTACTCGCTTTTCAACAAGCGATACGTTACAATGCAATGGCTATATCACTATTGGGTTGGATAGGCGGATTTCTCACCCCTTTTTTGCTCAGTACAGGAGAGGAAAACGTTCTTGGTTTATTCTCATATATCCTGTTATTGGTAATCGGTCTTTTGGCAGTTTTACTGCGTAAACCAGAATGGAAGCTTCTATATCCGCTAACGATGGGAGCGACCTACCTTATCTTCCTCGGTTGGTTAGTAGTCCAGTATGAACCTTATCAATTGGGCTTGGCTATTACGTTTAGCTTTTTGTATTGGGGACTCTTTCTTGTTTATGACCTATATAGCGGGATGCGGGCAAGCAGGAGTGATATATTGTATACCCTATCGTCAGTGGGAAGCGTGACATGGCTCTATTTCGTTATGCTTATCATTTTACACCCCGTTATGGCAGAGGGTGTGGGAAGTATGTTGTTGCTTCTCACCGCTGTTTACTATGGGTGTGACGTTATGCTGCAAAAGCGGGGAAGTTTGTTTACTCACTACTTTTGGTGTGGAACAGGGCTAGCCTTTGCGACTACACCGGTCTTTTTTACCCAATATGGGGCTGTTACGATGTGGGCGGTAGAAGGGGTACTTCTTATCATCGGTGGAATGGTGATTTGGCGTAAGGTGAATACGTGGATCCCCGCTTTTATTGCATTTGGATTGTCGGCTCTGTGGTTACTCGGATTGGAGTCAACATGGGGAATGGACCCTGCTTCTTACCGGTTTTTATTCCATCTTCGTTCGCTGGGAACTCTCTTGCTTGTGGCAGCTTTGATTTTCGCTGCAGTCATCTTACGTAAATATGGGCAGACTGGAAAGAAGATGACGGGTGTACTTGTGTCAGCAATGTTGTTGCTCTTTTTATGGATGACCGTTGAGGTGACCGACCTGTTCTCATTCCTCATTTTCCATCGATCAGAGCAAATGATGGCGATACAATCTTTACGCTATACAGGAATCATGGTGTTAGTGATTCTCTGGTGGCTATACGCTGCCATCTGTATTACCGTTGGGATGAAGAAGCAGCTTCCCGTAGGGTACTATGGTGGTGGGGTTATTGGGCTCGTCTCTCTACTGGTGCTTATGATGGCAGGACTTGGCTTCCCATTGGAACAGTATACCTTTTTCTTCAATATCCGTACATTGGCAACGGTGTGCTCATTGGCAGGTTTGTTGCTATTAATCCGGTTGGTACGTACTCAGCTCCAACAAAAATCAGCCACTACTTTGTTATTAACCGTTACCCAAGTACTATTAGTGGGTGTTTTGCTTGGATGGATGACAGTAGAGACATACGATCTCTTTTCTTACCTGATTCAATTTAAAGGTGGATCTGACGCATTAGTTCACGCACTGCAGCTTACTTTATCCCTACTGTGGTTATTCTTCTCGCTTTCCTTATTGGCCATTGGAATTTGGAGACGGCTGCGCTCTTTTCGGTTGATGGCGATGAGTCTGTTTGCGTTGTCGATTCTGAAGATATTTTTGTACGATCTCGCCTTTTTAGAGCTTCTTTTCCGTATATTTTCCTTTATGGGGTTAGGGATCGTCTTATTACTTGTCTCCTTTGTCTATCAAAAGTATAAAGATCATCTTGTGTAA
- a CDS encoding DUF350 domain-containing protein, translating into MEQWPYILNFLAYLGVTLPILAFGIFLFMITTPYKEHQLIKDGAATQDIQKVHAAKAASYDLGGKILGLGLVLASAAMHAVSLLDLVVWGVLGAVFQVLVFYLFELVTPFRVVSEIPKGNISVGIFTCFLSVTTGLLMAALISY; encoded by the coding sequence ATGGAGCAATGGCCGTACATTCTTAATTTCTTAGCATATTTAGGGGTAACACTGCCAATATTAGCATTTGGTATCTTTCTTTTTATGATAACGACGCCTTACAAAGAGCATCAACTGATTAAAGATGGGGCAGCAACGCAAGACATACAAAAGGTGCATGCCGCCAAAGCCGCTTCCTATGATTTAGGCGGAAAAATCCTTGGTCTGGGTCTTGTTCTCGCATCTGCTGCCATGCATGCGGTAAGCCTGCTTGATCTGGTGGTGTGGGGCGTATTGGGAGCAGTCTTTCAAGTACTCGTATTTTATCTATTTGAACTGGTTACCCCTTTTCGCGTCGTGTCAGAGATCCCCAAAGGAAACATCTCTGTCGGGATCTTCACTTGCTTCCTCAGTGTGACGACTGGGTTGCTCATGGCAGCGTTAATCAGCTATTGA
- a CDS encoding glutathionylspermidine synthase family protein codes for MVNHVYEEERREIYSSMASEGVFTWDRLYEQEYALASCFPLSASLHRQLRVATEELGEVFARVITVVQAGEEELFHTLGIPPAIRRAVRLSVDPTQATTIGRFDFANTKQGVKMLEFNADTPTGIVEAFYVNGRVCEAREEINPNQGNEADLRKAFAHVLKCYRDQGYETENIVFSALGWHEEDAGTTRYLLKQSGLNAHFVPLADLRVQGDQLYAQIEGRRMPVHVWYRLHPLEVLVEDHDDNGYPTGEHVLDLVAAKKLALINPPSAFIGQTKALQALIWSLHEEGEFFTPAEHKIISTYMLPTYLENRFTRQPYVEKPIFGREGGAVVLYNEAGEIEAQDGAEHYWNQMKVYQQRVELEQVETMTEKGLFRGHQLWGSFLIGGKASAVLSRIDGPITGNLSYFLPVGLCSDEID; via the coding sequence ATGGTCAACCATGTCTATGAGGAAGAGCGGCGAGAGATTTATTCTTCGATGGCTTCAGAAGGTGTATTTACCTGGGATCGACTATATGAACAAGAGTACGCTTTGGCAAGTTGTTTCCCCCTGTCCGCTTCGCTCCACCGTCAATTGCGTGTAGCAACGGAAGAACTAGGAGAGGTGTTTGCTCGTGTGATCACTGTCGTTCAAGCAGGAGAAGAGGAGCTATTTCATACTCTGGGTATTCCCCCTGCCATCCGTCGTGCAGTCCGTCTCAGTGTGGATCCTACCCAAGCAACGACGATTGGTCGCTTCGACTTCGCCAATACGAAGCAAGGTGTAAAGATGTTGGAATTTAATGCAGATACACCGACGGGAATTGTGGAGGCCTTCTACGTAAATGGACGTGTTTGTGAGGCGCGGGAAGAGATCAACCCTAATCAGGGGAACGAAGCAGATTTGCGGAAGGCATTCGCCCATGTACTAAAATGTTATCGCGATCAAGGATATGAGACGGAAAATATTGTGTTTAGTGCGCTGGGGTGGCATGAAGAAGATGCAGGGACGACTCGTTACCTATTGAAGCAATCGGGGTTGAACGCACACTTTGTTCCGCTGGCTGATTTGCGTGTACAAGGGGATCAGCTTTACGCACAGATCGAAGGTAGACGCATGCCTGTACATGTCTGGTATCGGTTACATCCTCTAGAAGTATTGGTGGAAGACCATGATGATAATGGTTATCCGACAGGGGAGCATGTCTTGGACTTAGTAGCTGCGAAAAAACTGGCTCTTATCAATCCCCCTTCTGCTTTTATTGGCCAGACGAAAGCGTTACAGGCATTAATTTGGAGTCTGCATGAAGAGGGAGAGTTTTTCACCCCTGCAGAACATAAAATCATCTCCACTTACATGCTACCTACTTATTTAGAAAATCGTTTTACACGTCAGCCCTATGTGGAAAAGCCGATCTTCGGACGAGAGGGAGGAGCGGTTGTTCTCTATAATGAAGCTGGCGAGATAGAGGCTCAAGACGGGGCTGAGCATTATTGGAATCAGATGAAAGTGTATCAGCAACGTGTGGAGCTAGAACAGGTGGAAACGATGACCGAGAAAGGTCTCTTTAGAGGTCATCAATTGTGGGGTTCCTTCCTTATTGGTGGAAAAGCATCTGCTGTCTTGTCGCGCATCGATGGTCCGATTACGGGGAATTTATCTTATTTTTTACCTGTAGGATTGTGTTCAGATGAAATTGACTAA
- a CDS encoding CPBP family intramembrane glutamic endopeptidase: MSWLKTFGKILGMYTLAWVSTLLLVSLLFVWFPSQNMTAATIVVQNGLFVLISFLAWHLWESDSSIGMGWQDPQWKTQFLYGSVCGFLLIIVIFLLQWISPWLDITQVYFKPTLLYPVLFSGAAFLCVAIGEEVFSRGYIQTLMVRQAGPGWGIAITSLFFASFHFGNPHFTWVSFINIVLAGLFLGLARHLSGSLWLPIGIHLTWNWTQSFFTPVSGMQFMPREIVSFHLSGPSWITGGNFGFEGSVFTTLVLSGAIFLLLRLASHVKASS, translated from the coding sequence TTGAGCTGGCTTAAAACATTTGGAAAGATATTGGGTATGTACACACTAGCCTGGGTGAGTACTCTTCTTCTAGTCTCTCTTCTCTTCGTCTGGTTTCCTTCTCAAAACATGACCGCCGCTACTATTGTAGTGCAAAACGGGCTCTTTGTCCTTATCAGCTTTTTAGCATGGCATCTGTGGGAAAGCGATTCTTCTATCGGAATGGGATGGCAAGACCCTCAATGGAAAACGCAATTCCTCTACGGAAGTGTGTGCGGCTTTCTCCTCATCATCGTTATCTTTTTATTACAGTGGATATCACCCTGGCTCGACATCACCCAGGTCTACTTTAAGCCTACATTACTTTATCCTGTTTTATTTTCTGGTGCAGCTTTCCTCTGTGTCGCCATTGGTGAAGAGGTATTTTCTCGAGGATATATTCAAACTCTCATGGTACGTCAAGCTGGCCCTGGCTGGGGGATTGCGATCACATCTCTATTTTTCGCATCATTTCATTTTGGCAACCCGCACTTCACATGGGTATCATTTATTAATATCGTTTTAGCAGGTCTTTTTTTAGGATTAGCACGCCATCTCAGTGGCAGCTTATGGCTACCCATCGGCATTCATCTCACCTGGAATTGGACCCAATCCTTTTTCACTCCTGTATCTGGCATGCAATTTATGCCGAGAGAGATCGTTTCATTCCACCTATCAGGACCCAGCTGGATCACCGGAGGAAACTTCGGATTTGAAGGAAGCGTATTTACCACGCTTGTCCTTTCAGGTGCTATCTTCCTTCTCCTTCGTTTGGCGTCCCATGTCAAAGCCTCTTCATGA
- a CDS encoding gamma-glutamylcyclotransferase family protein, translated as MLYFAYASCMDEDSFKETMGENNYSIWGAAKLIGYRLAFTRYGERRQGGIADVIVSPGDEVEGVLYWVRPQALARLDEREGVPHGIYQRENIQLWWNNNQVGAMTYTVVNKEEYEQVPHVDYARLILNGAERHLSESYRYRLIQEWKDRLHFDWEVEQQREETEVEEK; from the coding sequence TTGCTATATTTTGCTTATGCATCATGTATGGATGAGGATAGCTTTAAAGAAACAATGGGTGAGAATAATTATTCCATCTGGGGTGCGGCAAAGTTGATCGGTTATCGACTAGCATTTACCCGTTACGGAGAGCGAAGACAAGGAGGGATTGCCGATGTGATTGTCTCTCCCGGAGATGAAGTGGAAGGAGTTCTTTATTGGGTGCGTCCACAAGCGCTTGCACGTCTTGACGAGCGTGAAGGAGTCCCTCATGGAATATATCAACGGGAAAATATACAGCTCTGGTGGAATAACAACCAAGTGGGGGCGATGACGTATACGGTTGTAAATAAGGAAGAGTATGAACAAGTTCCTCATGTAGATTACGCACGCTTGATCCTAAATGGGGCAGAGCGGCATTTAAGTGAATCGTATCGATATCGCTTAATACAAGAGTGGAAAGATCGTCTACACTTTGATTGGGAAGTGGAACAACAAAGAGAAGAGACAGAAGTAGAAGAGAAGTGA